The Sinomonas sp. P10A9 genome includes a window with the following:
- a CDS encoding M50 family metallopeptidase yields the protein MNPTVLFILGVLFVAVGIAVSIALHEVGHLIPAKLFNVRVTRYMIGFGPTVFSFKRGETEYGIKALPLGGYVAMVGMYPPNIRDGSVRRSSTGMFQSLAEAARDQAHEEVRPEDHGRLFYQLPAWKKIIIMLGGPAMNIVLGIVFTAILLMGFGIPQPTTQIANVSACMVASNEQAPTDTSTCTKTPAAAAGFQPGDTVVAFNGKQVTGWDQLTAWIRDSAGREVTVTLKRGTSEIQTKLTPVLSARPVLDAAGQPVKNPDGSYQTVQAGFLGIGSRQALVPQPATSVLPAVGDNIAQVTGVVVNLPARVVAVGQAAFSSQPRDPNGPISVVGVGRVAGEVAAMEDIPLNARLATLFGIVAGVNLALAVFNLIPLLPLDGGHVAGALYEGARRRVAAWRKRPDPGPFDIAKLLPLTYVVASVLIGMSALLIYADIVKPVKLFG from the coding sequence GTGAACCCCACTGTCCTGTTCATCCTCGGCGTGCTGTTCGTCGCCGTGGGCATTGCCGTGTCCATCGCCCTGCACGAGGTGGGCCACCTGATCCCCGCCAAGCTGTTCAACGTGCGCGTCACGCGCTACATGATCGGCTTCGGCCCCACCGTGTTCTCATTCAAGCGCGGTGAGACGGAATACGGAATCAAGGCACTCCCGCTCGGCGGCTACGTGGCGATGGTCGGCATGTACCCGCCGAACATCCGCGACGGCTCCGTGCGCCGCTCGAGCACCGGGATGTTCCAGAGCCTCGCCGAGGCGGCGCGGGACCAGGCACACGAGGAGGTTCGGCCCGAGGACCACGGGCGGCTGTTCTACCAGCTGCCGGCGTGGAAGAAGATCATCATCATGCTCGGCGGTCCGGCCATGAACATCGTCCTCGGCATCGTGTTCACCGCAATCCTGCTCATGGGCTTCGGGATACCCCAGCCCACCACGCAGATCGCCAACGTCTCCGCGTGCATGGTCGCTTCCAACGAGCAGGCGCCCACAGACACGTCCACGTGCACGAAGACCCCCGCCGCGGCGGCCGGATTCCAGCCCGGGGACACGGTCGTCGCGTTCAACGGCAAGCAGGTCACCGGCTGGGACCAGCTCACCGCCTGGATCCGCGACTCGGCCGGCCGCGAGGTCACGGTGACCCTCAAGCGCGGCACGTCCGAGATCCAGACCAAGCTCACGCCGGTACTCAGCGCGAGGCCCGTGCTCGATGCGGCAGGCCAGCCAGTCAAGAACCCGGACGGCTCCTACCAGACCGTGCAGGCGGGCTTCCTCGGCATCGGCTCGCGCCAGGCCCTCGTGCCCCAGCCGGCGACCAGCGTGCTCCCTGCCGTCGGCGACAACATCGCCCAGGTGACGGGCGTCGTCGTGAATCTCCCGGCCCGCGTGGTCGCGGTAGGCCAGGCAGCCTTCAGCAGCCAGCCGCGCGACCCGAACGGCCCGATCAGCGTGGTGGGCGTGGGCCGCGTGGCCGGCGAGGTCGCCGCGATGGAGGACATCCCGCTCAACGCGCGCCTCGCGACGCTCTTCGGCATCGTCGCGGGCGTCAACCTCGCCCTCGCCGTGTTCAACCTGATTCCGCTCCTCCCGCTCGACGGCGGGCATGTGGCGGGCGCGCTCTACGAGGGCGCACGACGGCGCGTGGCGGCGTGGCGGAAGCGTCCGGACCCGGGACCCTTCGACATCGCCAAGCTCCTCCCGCTCACCTATGTCGTGGCCAGCGTGCTCATCGGCATGAGCGCGCTTCTCATCTACGCGGACATCGTCAAGCCGGTGAAGCTGTTCGGCTGA
- a CDS encoding YciI family protein, with translation MTVFAVEYRYVSAPDEAVSRLDEVRPTHRAWLRERADSGDLLASGPIGDGARALLIFRAADRAALDALLAQDPFQKASLVAETNAPEWNPIIGRLADAATV, from the coding sequence ATGACTGTCTTCGCCGTTGAATACCGCTACGTGTCCGCTCCGGACGAGGCGGTCAGCCGACTCGACGAGGTGCGTCCCACGCACCGCGCCTGGCTCCGTGAACGAGCCGACTCCGGCGATCTCCTCGCGAGCGGCCCCATCGGCGACGGGGCCAGGGCCCTGCTCATCTTCCGGGCGGCGGACCGGGCAGCCCTCGACGCGCTCCTGGCCCAGGACCCGTTCCAGAAGGCTTCCCTCGTCGCCGAGACGAATGCGCCGGAGTGGAATCCCATCATCGGCCGCCTCGCCGACGCCGCGACGGTCTGA